One Aegilops tauschii subsp. strangulata cultivar AL8/78 chromosome 7, Aet v6.0, whole genome shotgun sequence genomic window carries:
- the LOC109755781 gene encoding F-box protein At3g07870-like: protein MTAMDPECAVYRDLAADVLANILTRLPPNTRRRLRLVCRHWRDVVGTRTATNLQSRAKTLVVAGGSAYVFGHLSTSTKPLWADYRTSCRYEGMSVVGTCNGLVCICDDRDIGDTIVVANPVTGEALSVPPLPPTRAIYGSRCYIRTWRDAYSFAYLPTSGRYKVVHVPCAIGKFVSDAVHVFTLG, encoded by the coding sequence ATGACGGCGATGGATCCAGAATGCGCCGTCTACAGAGACCTCGCTGCGGATGTGCTCGCGAACATCCTGACGCGTCTCCCGCCCAACACCCGCCGCCGGCTCCGCCTCGTCTGCCGGCACTGGCGCGACGTTGTCGGCACGCGCACCGCCACGAACCTGCAGAGCAGGGCTAAGACACTCGTCGTCGCCGGGGGCTCCGCGTACGTCTTCGGCCACCTATCGACCTCCACAAAACCACTGTGGGCGGACTACCGCACGTCATGCCGCTATGAGGGCATGAGCGTCGTGGGAACCTGCAACGGCCTCGTCTGCATCTGCGATGACAGAGACATCGGCGACACCATCGTCGTGGCCAACCCTGTCACCGGCGAGGCGCTGAGCGTCCCGCCGCTGCCACCGACGCGTGCCATTTACGGAAGCAGGTGCTACATTAGAACCTGGCGCGACGCCTACAGCTTCGCGTACCTCCCGACCTCGGGGCGGTACAAGGTCGTGCACGTCCCGTGCGCCATCGGCAAGTTCGTGTCCGATGCGGTGCACGTGTTTACGCTGGGCTAG